The Dreissena polymorpha isolate Duluth1 chromosome 4, UMN_Dpol_1.0, whole genome shotgun sequence region ttgatgaaaactatttaattgaCATTACCATTTTTTAGTAAAATTCAACTTAGGTGTTGTTTTACTTTCAACACATTAGGTAGTTAGTATCTAGCAATGTTATGtacagttaagtactgtacaggTATGTGAacactgtgaaataaaatataacaatcatCAAATcataacgtaagatttttattCCACGTTTATTGTATTGTTCAAAAGTACATCAAGCAAAACTTTGAATTAAATATGCGCTTCTAGTAAATTACATAATTGTCGCAAAATATTACACATTCAtatgaaagaaatgataatatGGCATATTAAAGACGTAGATTTTACCATTGGCGGCATGACCAACAATAGTTCCCGGTCCATTCTTATCCTGGTCCACATAGGTCCAGTCCAGCCCTCTAACAACACGGGTACCAATCATCGGAAGCTGAGGATTGGAGCTCTCGTGGTATTTTTCTTCTCTACTCTGTCTTTCACCCCTTTCAATTCGTGCGAGATAATTGGCGGAGGTCCTTTCTATATCGCGCAAATCGTCCTATATTAACATTAATAATTAGCATTTGAATGTATTACTCTTCGTTGCATTTGGTTTAAGTTTATTCACGTGTAATCGAAAGGCTACATGAACGATCTAGCATATATGCAAAAATTAGGAACAAACTATATTACAAGATCTTCAGCTGTTATTGTGGTATCAGCTCCCATTCCGTGTCCGATTAGTCGAGCTAATGTCAATTCTACGAACGACACTTTTAACTGgaatttaaatattaacattttcattttgacaatATGGTCATTGAAAACCAGAACATGAACCCCATACGTCACTTGTTTTTCAAACGCGTACATAAATTGTTAATATTCCTTATGTTTATAACAATGAAACTAAATGCGTATATCACTGTATAACAACAAGGAACAAAATTAaactttgttgaataaaaatacttttataaTGTAACCAACAAGCcatttttatgtaaattttaaagTATACATGTTAAATAAACCAATGAAACATATATCTGTTTGTTATGATTTGCATCCTGTACTGTTCATAAAAACGTGTTCTTACACAGAGGTAATTGCGCCGTGAAAGCCTTCGTCCGTCCTTGTAAGTGAAAACAGTACTGGATGGCGAGTCCGCGGCCAAAATTTCCAAAAACTCCTGAAATATGTGAactaaattttcatttaatatgcaCTGAgcctatatattttattttaaacaaatactaaaaacaatcttattttacataaaaaccgGGGAAGTTTCAGTATGGAATACGTAAGGGTGTATATAATGTCAAAATGTACCATGGCGTACATTTGCGATAACCAAATACAgcaacaattataattaaaaaaacaacgctTTGAAATGGGTTatcattatgtttaaaaataataattaaaacgaacatgatgtatttttactttttttcagaTTTGACGCTTGTATTATTAAGACAATACTAAAACCTTGTCGTAATGACCAACTCCGACATACAGGACAGACACAAGTCTAGTGTCTATAATGTTCATCGCGCTTAATATGTCCACAGTAGTCTACAAAAAGAAGAACATCCTTGTATAACAAGCGCAAAGCACATGAACAAATTATCAGATCATAACTTGAAATTGAATAATCAGTTCTAAGAAATATATGCATGCTTATTTCATGTCTCATCTATTACCGTCATGTCGTTTTGTCCGCTAGATGAATGAATTTATCATTAGTCCGTCTGTCAGCAATTCCGTCCATCCGTTTGCCCGTCAGTCTGTCCGTAACACTTATGTGTCAGCTTCTTTTGTCTCTTATACGGTTTTACAAATTTACGCGAAATTCGCCTCAAAATGTCAATAGAATCTTGGTTGGCGGTATAATTGTCTCTTGAGCTGCATTTGAAGGTTTTCATTTAACCGAGTCAATTCAGATTTCTTGCATTAGAAGCACCATAATAAAAACTTATCTTGAATATTAGCAACTTTCATTTACTGTCAACTACTTTTGCAATTTGATGTTTGGCTGTTTGAAAATATCATATTGTCAATTGTATTATATGTTCCTACATTTTTTGATAATGCCACCCACACAACCGACATATCACAAATTCAAAATCATACTCCAGTCATTCGGAtcgttttcaaaatatgtgtttaagcggaaacaaaaaaaacaacagaaacctgGTCGCGTGATTGTTGGTCCGCGACGTCAGGTCCTTTTATTTTCGCAGTTTCAGTCGGACGACCATCTGTTATAACGATGATTTTATTGTGCATAAGGTAACCGTTGACACGTTGCGCTTTATCTGACAGACACAAAGAGAAAATGCAATCAGAATTACGATTGAGGAGTGTTTTCTATATGAACATGTAcatattcgaaaatattaaaaCTAGGATAAACGACAGGAACAAACGAAACACAGAGCATCAAACAACAAATCATCTAAAACAAACTCAACACACCCGTCAAAGCCAGAGCAAATTGAGACGCAATCCATACAGAcaatatatcttatacaaacttaATTAAACTGATATCGATTTATAACTGCACGTTTGTATGTTTCATTCAGTCAAGGCATATATTACCAACTGTTATTTTACCTCGTTACATGAAatcaaaatgttattgttttgttaactTAGTCTTTAATGTCTTAAAAATTCAACAAGTCGATGCCTAATAATATACAATTGTATATGGATTTTCATTAAACTCTTTATTGACAACAGTGTAAAGGCTTATTAAGGAGCATGGACAAGAAtagcattgtttatttatatatattttttactttgaataTAAGGTGCTTACTTTGTGCGGATATGACACCAGCAAGAGCAACCAGCAGACCTCCATATAGAGGACTGGGACCGCCCAGCGTCATGGTGTCTGAGAAACACACGCAAATACTCATCGGTCATTAATATCTTGACTTAAAAGATAAAACCGTAACAAAGTGCCTTTGtgcaattttttatgttttaataccAAGAAAATATTATCTTAATTCAATCATTTACATCATTTACTTGGTATTCTATCTTTTATTTTCACCAAGGGTAACTTGCTCAAATCAGAAGACCTTCAAATGACAACTAACAAACTAGAATTGCATCATTATTCAGCGCGCCTGACTGCttaaataaaaaggaaaactACACCGAGATTAATGATATGGGATATTATTACAGCAATGCAGTATGGTGAGGCAATATTAACCGGTAACTTGACAGCCATTTTATAGTTATTGTAAATACCTATTTTATCTCGAGCTGCACTAAAGTCAGTCGTCATCAACACATCCAGTTGTGTTTTGTGACCAAATGTGGCAATCGCTACGTGCTCATTCACACCTGATGGTTGATATAGGGGGTCGTGCTCTTGTAAACCTagttcataaaaacaaaaaacatacctAAAGCGTATATTGTTACAAAAGCTTCAGAATTCCGAGATGTCGTAACTGGAAATATGTCTTAATTCTGACTGAGATTTATTAACATTCACCTTCACAGTAATTGATATTGAACCAAAGATTGGTGCTAATTTATTGAAGTTAtaagttataaaacggcatagTTTACCTGCCATAAATTCGCTGACAAATGTTTTTGCTTGTGCCCATGAATTTCCTGATGTCATACTTTCGGATATATCCAGCAATAAGACGGTGTGAAAACCCCTTAGTGGCTGTGTGCGTAATCGCGCTGGGACAGGAATATAATAAACATACAGCAACACAAATAGTAGCtggattataatatatattacatatttaacaaTGGTCTTTAGTATCCGACCAGTAAACCTTCATACCTATTGCGGAACGAAGTCGTAGGCAGAGGGTCACTTTATGTTGAGAATTTACCGGGAGGTCACTTAAGGGCCAGATTGCTCTAAGCGGTGTGTTTTGTTCCTTATATTTTACCgcatattttgtaaatatattgaataatttCGAAGGATTGCATTTTGTAATTGACCACCGGTCACTAATTGAGTGTAATGCCCTCTAAAATTGTAGATGAGTGTAGCCTGGCGATGGATGTGCTTTCAATGATAGCATTTCAAATTTTTACCCACAATTACTTAAGAGTCGATCGTGTGTTGTTTTGATcgaaataaaaagtatttataggTAAGTTTTTAATGATGCATACTAAGTCGTTAGTGACAACGTGTGAAATGTATTTGCTCTCGAAAACATACATCATTGGCTACGCAGCACTAAATATCCAGATGGCCTTAAGCTCTATAGTGACTGGTCTTCAATTATAAGCAAACGAAATCTATAGAACCAACAAAATTTACCGACTGTACAATTTATATACGCACAAAAGAAACTTATTGATTTAGGATGTTATTTCAATCTTCTTCGCATTTTGCAGATTAAATAGAAATCATGTGACCcacatatatattgttaaatacacTATGATGCCGGTGAGATCGTGTATTGGAGTTTGGTCATACCATCGACTGACTCCCTGTCAGCAAATTCAATCCATGCCTGTGTATCCATTGTTTGCTCGGATGTCTGTTGCTGTGCTCCTGAAAATGAATACAATAATCACGCGCATGTATGGTTATTGACCTTAGGTTAAACatacttttgtttttaaacataaaattaaaaataaaatattatgtaaaaggGATATTGATATAACTGAAACTACAAGAAGAGACCTATTGGTGGTTGATTCCATGCTTGAGTCACTATAGCCTGTTCTGTGGGCGTATGTTGTTTTAATGCTTCATCACTGATCTCATCGCCGGATGTAATGTCTTGTGTCCTTTAATGACAAAACGATTTTAAGACTAAGATGTAAGTAGCTGGTAGTCTTAACCTGAAACAATTTCGATAAcagtttattgaaataaacaccATACTGCCACATGTAGTTATTGCAAAATACTTAACTTGCATATCGTAGGTGAACGAATAGTTTTATTTAAGCAATTTATTTTAACTTCCTATGAAAATTCTTAAACAATTTTCACTACTCTGTTTCGTTACAACTCACGGCTGCGAgttaaaatgtgttgcattgttCTCGGTAGGACTGCGACTGTGGACATTAACGTTAGCCTGTACTACACTAGCCGACCCTCGTAGGAGACGTCCGTGATTGGGTGCGACTGATTGTGGGACAGAACCGTTTCTAGGTGAAGCTTGCACGTATATAGATTCTATTAGCGCGCTATTTGCAGAGGCACCAACATGAATGTGACTGAGACGTCTTTGCATTTCATCCATCTGTTCTTGTATCTCGTCGAATCTTCGTCTCAGTTGTGCCATGCTTGGTTGCCTTTTGACTGATTTCTCTGCCGCGGATACCCGTTCATTTAGAACATGCAGGTCTGCAATTATATACGAATAGCATATGCATTCTCACATTCACTTAAGATGGCAGTTTACAACACTGACATTTTCAAAACTTAAATAATGATATTGAATCATTCAAGTAAATATTTCAAGATATTTCATTCAAAGTGTAAAATACGGATTTTTGGTTATTATTCACGTGGTTATTGTGGATTCAAATTTTAAGATCGTCTAACTCACTGTTAACTTAAACCAACAACAATGAACACACTTCATacaaatttgttttcaattatacTTCATGCATTGGTTAATGACATTCAATATGTTTAAAAGAATATCAGCATCGAAATGGACTTTTAATGTTTAATAGgcattattaaagtgatattatggacatctaacagtttatacgtgtcaatcgcaaccgttgtttatttatggtgttttcacttcatataaacttatatttgttaatgcagcatcaacatactaaaacaatatcacaccATACTTtagtttgacaactgatcatgcatgtacgatgttaacccaaattttagttttagtgcagattcgttcatacgacacaaagacacaattttgttttacggatcatttcggcttacaggacttggtgagtcatgtaaaatatcgaatataaaatatgtttttataaacaactggtagcaagatgagttgcagatatttggtcagtaaccacatgttaactaactcttttgacatagtaattcttttcagcttaattcaacattgaaaaatgcccataatatcacacTTTAAAAACTCTTAGTTGGTTTTACCCTTTTCTGGGTTTATTACGACCATTGAACAACAGCAATAAATACATAACTTCTAAAGACAGTTTAGGATGATCGTAACTGGAATGTATTCATAAACACGTGTGTAAGAGAAATCAATTGACTCATCTATTTTTATAGATTTCAATGTATTTACTTTACACAAGTGTTTACTTGTTAGCACTGCCCACGCTTGTAAACAGCGGAAATGTCCTCAATCAAGATAAACTTAATTACACAGCAAGCAATATaataaaaaactatttataattGTGTTCACATAAAATGTTGTTATTCTTTTCAAATGGCTTGACgtataatacatttgaatatattACCATGTTCGATCTCGGACAGCACATCATGGCTACAAATAAATAGGATATCATAGTATAGAATCGATGGCATGAACAATCTCTGATATGACTGagttaacccagttatgcctagtggactcttcaatccttctaaattggatcaatttatttccaaaatgagggtgtctagtatatttatttctatatttagaatatttcttacagtagttcctttaagcaaaaagcgcagaccctaatgagatgccgcatcatgcggcgtctcatctgggtctacgctgtttgccaaggccttttttctagaagctaggcataaatgggttaatggattTAGTTTAAAAATCATTGACCTTATTTCTTTTTAGGTAGACAATTTGCGTAAATTAAGTGCCGACAAACTGTTATTTGATCTTAAAATCTTATTTGAGATGGTAAACGGACTATTTTAAGTGGTAAGGTTAACATTTTATGTAATTGCGACATATAAACATAGCTGAATATTAATTAAGAATAATGGGGAGTTATTATGTTACTTTCTGCACATGTGTCCTCCATATTCCTCGATATGTTCCAGCGAGGTCAAAATTCCTCTTGTGCCGGCGGCAATGACCTCCAAATCAGCTTGTATCTGCATGATACATGACAAAGTATAATTGTATAGAGCATACTCTCGGGCGATTGCTAAATATAAATGAAGTGTCAATTCTGCTTATTCATCTGGGGATAAACTTGTAATAGAATGTGGCCTATCAATTATTAATACATAAACACGTGGCATTTGTATAGCGCACACgtcatcaaaataaatattttgcgcATCAATAAATAACTTAACACAAGTATGTCAGAGTAATAATAGTAAAATTAGTGTcagatattaaatattttatacattaaaaacaTAACACCGTTTAAACAAATGGTTTT contains the following coding sequences:
- the LOC127877082 gene encoding uncharacterized protein LOC127877082 isoform X2, which encodes MCRNHDVLSEIEHDLHVLNERVSAAEKSVKRQPSMAQLRRRFDEIQEQMDEMQRRLSHIHVGASANSALIESIYVQASPRNGSVPQSVAPNHGRLLRGSASVVQANVNVHSRSPTENNATHFNSQPTQDITSGDEISDEALKQHTPTEQAIVTQAWNQPPIGAQQQTSEQTMDTQAWIEFADRESVDARLRTQPLRGFHTVLLLDISESMTSGNSWAQAKTFVSEFMAGLQEHDPLYQPSGVNEHVAIATFGHKTQLDVLMTTDFSAARDKIDTMTLGGPSPLYGGLLVALAGVISAQNKAQRVNGYLMHNKIIVITDGRPTETAKIKGPDVADQQSRDQTTVDILSAMNIIDTRLVSVLYVGVGHYDKEFLEILAADSPSSTVFTYKDGRRLSRRNYLCLKVSFVELTLARLIGHGMGADTTITAEDLDDLRDIERTSANYLARIERGERQSREEKYHESSNPQLPMIGTRVVRGLDWTYVDQDKNGPGTIVGHAANDAVVWVHWDESNELYWYPYGDAGFAVLISDDERKLRPGEIVAVGCRVKPSPFAKVEGVHAWNTGVVIRLNPPKAHVRWSNGKRGDYTYGVDDDAEIELSSASSESCVGERPNLRKAKRTRNKNKQTKNT
- the LOC127877082 gene encoding uncharacterized protein LOC127877082 isoform X1; amino-acid sequence: MDSKIQADLEVIAAGTRGILTSLEHIEEYGGHMCRNHDVLSEIEHDLHVLNERVSAAEKSVKRQPSMAQLRRRFDEIQEQMDEMQRRLSHIHVGASANSALIESIYVQASPRNGSVPQSVAPNHGRLLRGSASVVQANVNVHSRSPTENNATHFNSQPTQDITSGDEISDEALKQHTPTEQAIVTQAWNQPPIGAQQQTSEQTMDTQAWIEFADRESVDARLRTQPLRGFHTVLLLDISESMTSGNSWAQAKTFVSEFMAGLQEHDPLYQPSGVNEHVAIATFGHKTQLDVLMTTDFSAARDKIDTMTLGGPSPLYGGLLVALAGVISAQNKAQRVNGYLMHNKIIVITDGRPTETAKIKGPDVADQQSRDQTTVDILSAMNIIDTRLVSVLYVGVGHYDKEFLEILAADSPSSTVFTYKDGRRLSRRNYLCLKVSFVELTLARLIGHGMGADTTITAEDLDDLRDIERTSANYLARIERGERQSREEKYHESSNPQLPMIGTRVVRGLDWTYVDQDKNGPGTIVGHAANDAVVWVHWDESNELYWYPYGDAGFAVLISDDERKLRPGEIVAVGCRVKPSPFAKVEGVHAWNTGVVIRLNPPKAHVRWSNGKRGDYTYGVDDDAEIELSSASSESCVGERPNLRKAKRTRNKNKQTKNT